GATTGTGGGCGTCAACAAATACCGGGTGGACGATGAAACCCCGATCCCGGTGAGAGAAGTGTCTGAAGAGGTGCGCAACGAACAGGTGGCCCGCCTGGAACAGACCCGGAAAACCCGGGACGGCGAGGCTGTGAAAAAAGCCCTGGATGAGATCACAGCGGCGTGTGAAACCGGGGGCAACCTTTTGGCCGCCTGCCTGCCCGCCGTCCGGGCCAGAGCCACGGTGGGGGAGATCTCCGATGCCATGGAAAAGGTGTTCACCCGGTTTGTGGCCACCACCCAGTGTATTTCCGGGGTGTATGCCCAGAACACGGACCCGGAGATTCTGGCATCGCTGCGCAAACGCACGGCGGATTTCGAGAAACAGACCGGCCGACGGCCCAGAATTTTGTTGTCCAAAATGGGCCAGGACGGCCATGACCGGGGCGTCAAGGTGATTGCCACGGCATATGCGGATTTCGGGTTTGACGTGGATTTAGGCCCCATGTTCCAGACCCCGGAGGAAGCCGCCAAAATGGCCGTGGAAAACGATGTCCATGTGGTGGGGGTGTCCAGCCTGGCCGCCGGCCATAAAACCCTGGTGCCCCAGGTGATCGATGAACTGGAAAAACAGGGAGCGTCCGACATCCAGGTGGTGGTGGGCGGTATTATCCCGCCCGGGGATTATGCGTTTTTGAAAACGGCCGGCGCGGCCGGCATTTTCGGGCCCGGTACCGTGGTGACCGATTCCGCCAACCAGATTTTGAATATCCTGGGGGCGTAAAAAATGCCGGAAATGGATCTGGAAACCCTGATTCAGGGGGTCAAAGACCGGAACCGGCGCATGATCGCCAAAACCATGACCCTGATCGAAAGTAGGGTGCCGGCCCACCAGGAGATGGCGGCAAAGATCATGGAGCAGATTCTGCCCATGGCCGGCAACAGCACCCGGTTGGGCGTCACGGGTGTGCCCGGGGTGGGCAAGAGCACGTTTATTGAAAATTTAGGGGTCTATCTGGCGGATGCCGGCCACCAGGTGGCCGTGCTGGCCGTGGACCCCTCCAGCCGGCGCAGCGGTGGATCCATTCTGGGGGACAAGACCCGGATGGAAAAACTGGCCGTCCACGCCAACGCCTTTATCCGGCCGTCCCCTGCCGGCGAGACCTTAGGGGGTGTGGCCGCCAAAACCCGGGAGACCATGCTGGTGTGCGAGGCGGCCGGTTTTGATGTGATCCTGGTGGAAACCGTGGGCGTGGGCCAGTCTGAAACGGCCGTGGCCGCCATGGTGGATTTTTTCCTGGTGCTCATGATCGCCGGGGCCGGGGATGAGCTCCAGGGTATCAAAAAAGGGGTCCTGGAACTGGCGGACGGCATTGCCATCAACAAGGCGGACGGGGACAACCAGGACCGGGTGGCCCGGGCCAAAAAAGACCTGGAAAACGCCATGCACCTGATCCTGCCGGCAACCGCCTCCTGGCAGACCCCGGTGATGACCTGCTCGTCCGTTGAAAAAAACGGCACCGTGCCCGTATGGGAAAAAGTGCGGGCACATCAGGACATTGTCAAGCGGTCCGGGGAGTTTGACCAGCGCCGCAAAAGTCAGGCTCTGGAGTGGATGTGGACCCTGGTGGAAGACGGGTTGAAAAGACGTTTTCATAACCACGAAGCCATCTGTAGGCAAATTCCGGTGCTTTCCCAGCAGGTCCGGGATGAGAAGATCACTCCTTCGGCTGCGGCTGAGAAACTTCTCTCATATTGGTAAAGATGTTTGAGAATGTCGTCCGCATGCATACCCAATAAATTTATGGTCAAGAATTGTCCGTCAAGAAGCTCTCCAATGCCTGAGAGAAATTTAGGATCACATGAATTTGTATTATTGCGAAAACGTCCTCTTCCCTCGGTTGAGTAGATTTCGCAGCAACCCTGGAAGTTGATCGGCTGTTTTCGCAAATTGAACCAGTTTGCCGTATTCGGATTTTAGAAGGGTCTGGTTTTCCTCGCTGCAGTTCACACCAATGGTTAAAAGTAAGACTCTGTTCTCTTTGCAAAGATTGATAGCCTCTTGAACAGGACAACCCCAATTGGAGGCACCATCCGTAATGTGGATGAAAATCGGTTTTTTATTTTTGCTTTTGATTCTTTGGACCAGGGTCTTGAGAATTTCACCGGACGCGGTTTTCCCATGGGGCTGGATGGTATAAAATTTTCCTTTTTTGTAAAGTTCTGTCAGCAGACAACGGTCACGGACTTCATTATAGGCAAAAAGACTTGCTTTTTTATTGAATTTTTCGATGGCCAGAAACAGGGTCTGAAATATCTCCTGGGTATGTTCCCATTTGTTGGTCGCTGCCATTGATCCGGTGGCGTCAATGATGAGAGTGATATCATTGAGCAGATTGAATTCATTTTTTTTGATATTGAATATCGTCCCTGATGTGTGTGCCCGGTAAAGTCTCCGTCGATCAATACTACCGCTGGTAAGTCCCCGGTTGTAAATGTTTTCCCGGACCGCCACGGCCTTGAACACCGAGGCCAGGTCCTGAAGCAGTTTTTTGTTTACATAATTGTCGGCTGGCAGCACGATAT
Above is a window of Desulfotignum balticum DSM 7044 DNA encoding:
- the meaB gene encoding methylmalonyl Co-A mutase-associated GTPase MeaB; the encoded protein is MPEMDLETLIQGVKDRNRRMIAKTMTLIESRVPAHQEMAAKIMEQILPMAGNSTRLGVTGVPGVGKSTFIENLGVYLADAGHQVAVLAVDPSSRRSGGSILGDKTRMEKLAVHANAFIRPSPAGETLGGVAAKTRETMLVCEAAGFDVILVETVGVGQSETAVAAMVDFFLVLMIAGAGDELQGIKKGVLELADGIAINKADGDNQDRVARAKKDLENAMHLILPATASWQTPVMTCSSVEKNGTVPVWEKVRAHQDIVKRSGEFDQRRKSQALEWMWTLVEDGLKRRFHNHEAICRQIPVLSQQVRDEKITPSAAAEKLLSYW